In Methanonatronarchaeum sp. AMET-Sl, one genomic interval encodes:
- a CDS encoding thiamine pyrophosphate-dependent enzyme has translation MTKLREQEDFVSGHRACAGCGLALGARLAMKGVEQDSIATCATGCLEVISTPYPESSWEIPWIHSLFENSASVAAGIEAALKAKGDNKTKVIAQGGDGATVDIGMRGLSGMFERGHDVTYICYDNEAYMNTGIQRSGATPLAASTTTSPPGKQSYGNENTKKDALAIAAAHGVGYVASASIAYPKDVVEKVKKASELDGPSYVQIHVPCPTGWGFKERDTIEIARLAVETALWPVYQMEDGQITNIRKIKDRKPVERYLEKQKRFKHLFKKDNGEKRIKEIQAIADRNAETFELDK, from the coding sequence ATGACAAAACTAAGAGAACAAGAAGACTTCGTATCAGGCCATAGAGCCTGCGCAGGATGCGGACTCGCATTAGGAGCCCGACTAGCAATGAAAGGAGTCGAACAAGACTCAATAGCAACCTGCGCCACAGGATGTCTAGAAGTCATAAGCACCCCCTACCCAGAAAGCTCATGGGAAATACCCTGGATACACTCATTATTCGAAAACTCAGCCTCAGTAGCAGCAGGAATAGAAGCAGCACTAAAAGCCAAAGGCGACAACAAAACAAAAGTAATCGCCCAAGGAGGAGACGGAGCAACCGTCGACATAGGAATGAGAGGCCTAAGCGGAATGTTCGAAAGAGGCCACGACGTAACCTACATCTGCTACGACAACGAAGCATACATGAACACAGGAATCCAGAGATCAGGAGCAACACCCCTAGCAGCAAGCACAACCACCAGCCCACCAGGAAAACAATCCTACGGAAACGAAAACACAAAAAAAGACGCACTCGCAATCGCAGCAGCACACGGAGTAGGATACGTAGCATCAGCAAGCATAGCATACCCAAAAGACGTAGTAGAAAAAGTCAAAAAAGCAAGCGAACTAGACGGTCCATCATACGTCCAAATCCACGTCCCATGCCCAACTGGCTGGGGCTTCAAAGAAAGAGACACAATAGAAATAGCACGACTAGCAGTAGAAACCGCATTATGGCCAGTATACCAAATGGAAGACGGCCAAATAACCAACATAAGAAAAATAAAAGACCGCAAACCCGTAGAAAGATACCTCGAAAAACAAAAACGATTCAAACACCTATTCAAAAAAGACAACGGCGAAAAAAGAATCAAAGAAATCCAAGCAATCGCAGACCGAAACGCCGAAACATTCGAACTAGACAAATAA
- a CDS encoding DUF167 domain-containing protein: MEDAIQKNKNHIEIKINANPNANQTKITGYNKWRQRIKININQPPKKSKANKELIKYLSNTLKINQNKISIKKGHNQNKKTITIQTNNKNKITQKLTNQKQKQKQKQNNQ, from the coding sequence ATGGAAGACGCCATACAAAAAAACAAAAACCACATAGAAATCAAAATAAACGCCAACCCAAACGCCAACCAAACCAAGATAACAGGATACAACAAATGGCGCCAAAGAATCAAAATAAACATAAACCAACCACCAAAAAAATCCAAAGCCAACAAAGAACTAATCAAATACCTCTCAAACACACTAAAAATAAACCAAAACAAAATATCAATAAAAAAAGGACACAACCAAAACAAAAAAACAATAACAATACAAACCAACAACAAAAACAAAATAACACAAAAACTAACAAACCAAAAACAAAAACAAAAACAAAAACAAAACAACCAATAA
- a CDS encoding 30S ribosomal protein S17e, producing MDCATKYNKKQKAGEILGRSRPKFIRSIGEELIKYHGEKFSDNFEKNKEMVDELTNVQSKRLRNRIAGIITKKNSQNTVNEENKVDEENT from the coding sequence ATGGACTGCGCGACTAAATACAACAAAAAACAAAAGGCCGGTGAAATATTGGGTAGAAGTAGACCAAAATTTATACGAAGTATTGGAGAAGAACTGATTAAGTACCATGGCGAAAAATTTTCAGACAACTTTGAAAAAAACAAAGAGATGGTTGACGAACTAACAAACGTCCAAAGCAAAAGACTGAGAAACAGAATAGCAGGAATAATAACAAAGAAAAACAGCCAAAACACAGTCAACGAAGAAAACAAAGTCGACGAAGAAAACACATAA
- the dapA gene encoding 4-hydroxy-tetrahydrodipicolinate synthase produces the protein MELRGVYPALITPFNENDEIDVKGFKSNIDYVIDNGVSGLVPCGTTGESATLSYSEHKRVIELAVEASGGRVPVMAGTGSNSTREAIELTGYAEDIGVDIAMVITPYYNTPTQAGLIEHYRELANTVNIPIVIYNVPSRTGTNIKPETVATLSKEKNIIGIKEASGDINQVSEVIEKTTKNFKVLSGDDSMTLPIMSLGGKGVVSVAANLTPKRVSMMVKAMENNNIPKAQKLHYELSPLFRTLFIETNPIPVKTGAKLMGLASGELRSPMVNMENGSREKLKKVLKNLDLI, from the coding sequence ATGGAATTAAGAGGCGTATATCCGGCTTTAATAACTCCTTTTAACGAAAATGATGAAATTGATGTTAAAGGCTTTAAAAGCAACATTGATTATGTAATAGATAACGGTGTTTCAGGTCTTGTTCCCTGTGGAACCACAGGTGAATCCGCTACACTTTCATACAGCGAACATAAACGGGTTATCGAACTCGCCGTAGAAGCTTCAGGAGGTCGTGTACCGGTTATGGCCGGCACCGGATCCAACTCAACTCGCGAAGCAATCGAATTAACTGGATATGCAGAAGATATCGGAGTAGATATAGCGATGGTCATAACTCCATACTACAACACACCAACACAAGCAGGCCTTATAGAACATTACCGTGAACTAGCAAACACCGTCAACATACCAATAGTTATATACAACGTTCCAAGCCGAACAGGAACAAACATAAAACCTGAAACAGTAGCAACACTATCTAAAGAAAAAAACATAATTGGAATCAAAGAAGCAAGTGGAGATATAAATCAAGTCAGTGAAGTTATCGAAAAAACAACAAAAAACTTCAAAGTACTATCAGGAGATGACTCTATGACACTACCAATAATGTCATTAGGAGGAAAAGGAGTAGTCTCAGTCGCAGCCAACCTAACTCCAAAAAGAGTCTCAATGATGGTTAAAGCAATGGAAAACAACAACATACCCAAAGCCCAGAAACTCCATTACGAACTCTCACCATTATTCAGAACACTCTTCATAGAAACAAACCCCATACCAGTCAAAACAGGCGCAAAACTAATGGGACTAGCCTCCGGAGAACTAAGAAGCCCAATGGTCAATATGGAAAACGGAAGCCGAGAAAAACTGAAAAAAGTACTAAAAAACCTAGACCTAATCTAA